The genomic window GTCGTCCCCATGTCGGCCGGGCTCTTGGCGACGCGGATGCCCGCCGCCTCCAGCGCGGCGATCTTGTCCTCCGCCTTGCCCGAACCGCCCGAGATGATCGCGCCGGCGTGGCCCATCCGCTTGCCGGGCGGGGCGGTCTGGCCGGCGATGAAGGCGGCCATCGGCTTCGTGAACTTGCCCTCCGCCTTGAGTGCAGCGGCCTGCTCCTCGGCGTTGCCGCCGATCTCGCCCATCATCAGGACGGCGTCGGTGTCCGGATCTTCCTGGAACATCATCAGCACGTCCACGAAGTTGGTGCCGTTGACGGGGTCGCCGCCGATCCCGACGCACGTGCTCTGGCCGATGCCCAGGCTCGTCAGCTGCCAGACACCCTCGTAGGTCAGCGTGCCCGACCGACTCACCAGGCCCACGCGACCGGGCTTGTGGATGTAGCCCGGCATGATGCCAATCTTGCACTCGCCGGGAGTGATCACGCCCGGGCAGTTCGGGCCGATCAGGCGAGCCTGCGGATGGTGGCTCTTGAGGTAGGCCACCGCGCGGGCCATGTCGAGGACGGGAGTGCCCTCGGTGATCGCGATGATGACCCTGATGCCGGCGTCGGCCGCCTCCATGATCGCGTCGGCCGCACCCGGCGCGGGGACGAAGATCATCGTCGCGTCGGCCCCGGTGGCCTTCACGGCCGCCTCGCAGGTGTCGAAGACCGGCACGCCCACGGCCGTCTCGCCGCCGCGGCCGGGCGTGACGCCGCCGACGAGGTTCGTGCCGTAGGCCTTGCACTGCTCGGAGTGGAAGGCCCCCGCCTTGCCGGTGATCCCCTGGCAGATCAGCCGGGTCTGCTTGTTGACGAGAATGCTCATCGTTGACGTCCAACTATCGGGAGCCGGGCCCGGCCGGGGAGGTCGGTCGCGGGCGGGGCCTGTGGTGGTGGTGGGTCCGGGGTGTTCGCGTCGGTGCGGGGGATCAGGCGGCGGAGCCCTTGGCGGCCGCGACGACCTTGCGGGCGGCGTCGGTCAGGCCTTCGGCGGTGATGATCTTGCGGCCGGACTTGTCCAGCATGGAGCGGCCGAGCTCCGCGTTCGTGCCCTCGAGGCGGACCACCAGCGGCACGCGGAAGTCGATCTCGTCGTACGCCGCCAGCAGAGCCGCGGCGATGATGTCGCACTTCATGATCCCGCCGAAGATGTTCACGAGCACGGCGCGGACCCGGTCGGAGGAGAGCAGGATGCGGAAACCCTCGAGCACCTGGCTCTTGTCGGCGCCGCCGCCGACGTCCAGGAAGTTGGCGGGCTCGCCGCCGTGGTACTTGATCAGGTCCATGGTGCTCATGGCGAGACCCGCGCCGTTGACCAGGCAGGCGATGTCGCCGTCCAGGCTGACGTAGGAAAGGCCGGTCCGCGAGGCCCGCAGCTCGGCCGGATCCTCCTCGGACTCGTCGAGCATCCCCGCGACGTCCTTGTGGCGGAACATGGCGTTGTCGTCGAAATTCAGCTTGCAGTCGAGCGCGAGCACGTCGCCGGAATCGGTGACGATGAGCGGGTTGATCTCGGCGAGGGACGCGTCCTTTTCGAGGAAGAGCTTGACGAAGTTCTTGAGGAACACGACGCCCTTCTTGGCGGTCGCCCCCGTCAGGCCGAGCGCCCCGCAGACCTTGCGGGCCTGGAAGTCCGCGAGCCCCAGGCCGACGTCGATGGGCTCCCGGTGGATCTTCTCCGGCGACTTCGCGGCCACGGTCTCGATCTCGACGCCCCCTTCGGTGGAGGCCATGAGGACCGGGCACTTGAGGTTCCGGTCGACGGCCAGGCCCAGGTAGAGCTCCCGGGCGATGTCGTGGCCGACGGTCACGAGGACCTTGGAGATCTTCTGACCCGCGGCGCCGGTCTGGTAGGTGACGAGCGTCTTGCCGAGCAGGCTCGCCGCGGCCTTTTCCGCGTCGGCCGCCGACTTCACGAGCTGCACGCCCTTGGCCATGCCCTCCGGACGGGCCTTCTCCCCGGAGGCGATCGCCAGGGCCTCATCGCGGTCGACCTCGGGCCCCACGGCGACGCCCTTGCCGCGTCCGCCGGCGTGGACCTGGGCCTTCACGACGATGAGCCCGCCGCCGAGCGAGTCGTAGGCCTTCGCGGCCTCCGCGGGCGTCGTCACGACGACCCCCGCGGGGACGGCGACGCCGGCCTTCTGAAGGAGCTCCTTGGCCTGGTATTCGTGGACCTTCATAATATTGCGGACCTGATACGCGGGGGAAACGTTCGAGCCACGCCCGCCGCGCTCGGCGGGAGCTCGCGCATGGAAATGGTTGTACCGCGCTCGGGCGGATGATACCAGAGTCACCAGCCCCGACGGACGGCCGGCGCCGCCCCGTTTTCCGCGTTTCGCCGCGTTCCAAAGTGCGGAGAGCGGCCGCATGTCGAGGTCGCGCACCGTCAGCCCTCGGCGAGGCGGCCGATCGCCGGCGCGTCCCACTTCCCCGAAGGATCGCGGAGGCGGACGCAGAGCGTCATGAACTTGCCCCGGACGGGAGGCTCAGCCGCGCGCCCGCCGCCGGCGACGAGGTAGCCGCCCCGGAAGGTCGCGAGGCGGACGTCCCCGTCGCGGCGGATCGAGGCCTCGCGGTCGTCGCCTGAGAGCGAGTCGCCCAGCACGACCGCGCCGTGCGCCTCCGGGCCCGTTCGGGCGCCGTCGCGGAGGCCTCGCCGTCCAGGTTCCGTAAAGTCGTCGCGGTCGCCAGTACGACCCGCGGCGACGGTCCTTCCGCCCGCGAAGCGGCGGACGGCCGAGCGGCGAGCTATTCGAAGGAAAGGCGAAAGACGGCCCGCCACCGGGCCGCCCGCATGTGAACAGTCCGGTCAGCGGATCGCATTGAGGTCGGTGGTCCCCGGGAGCATCGCCACGCCGCCGGCCTGGCGTGCCACGAAGTAGGGCAGGCCGATGCCGGACACGAAATTCTTGACGCCCGCCCACTGGCCGTTCTTGAGGTGCGATTCCAGGGTCTCGTTGGGCCCGATCCGATACATCATCCGGAAGCCCTGGAGGAGGCTGATGCGCTGCTGGGGCGCGAGGGGAATCCTCCCCTGGGCGTCGGCGAAGGAGACATCGCAGACAAGCTCCGTGACCGCGATCGAGCCCCTGGGCTGGCCGAAGTGGCTATCTCCGAAGTTGCGATAGTCGACCGACTTCCCCGTGTTGTGCTCCTCCACGTGGACGACGATCGACGGCAGGCCGCCGCTGCCGACGGTCATGGCGTTGGCCTGGAGCTTGGCGGACAGGCCGTCCGCCAGCTCCTTCTTGAATTCGGCGTTCCTGTCGGGCGGGCCGGAGAGCTCCAGTACCGGGGAGACCGTCATCCCCACCCGGAGCGCGGCGTGGACGGACGGGTCCCCGACCATCGCCACGACGCGGTTGGCGGTCGCCTCCGGGAGGACGAGCGAGGATATCGTGGCATTCTGGTTCATCGCACCCTGGACGAACCAGTGCTGGCCATCCGGGCCGCCCGCCGAGACGTTCGGCCCGAAGTAGGACCAGATGTGCGACTGCTTGTCGAGGGCGATGAGGATCCGCCCGTCCAGCAGGACGTTGTCCGGCCCGCACGATTCGATCGCGGAGTGGTGGGAGCCGGGCATCGGGCTGATCGTCATCGAGATCGGAAAGTCGGCCGTCACCTTCCCGGTGCTGAGCTCCCATCGGACCACCTGCTGACCGCCGAGGAGGGCGACGAGGCCCGCGCCGTCGGCCTGGAAGGCCGCGCCCTTCAGCTCGGAGCGGCCGGCGGACGCCTGGGCCGGCTGAGTGACGCCCCTCGTCTCGCCGGTCGCCGCGTCGAGGAGGTGGAACCGTCCTCCCTGGTAGCAGGCCAGCAGTGAACGGCCCGGATTGAGCGCCGGTGCCCCCTCGCAGGCGTTGTCCGCGACGTAGACCGCCTTGCAGGCCGGCAACGACCAGAGCACGACCTTCCCGCCTCGACTCGCGGTCAGGACCTTATCGGCCTCCACGAAGGCGGCGAAGGTGACCCCCTTGTCGTTGTCCGAGGGCTCCTTCTCGTAGGGGCGGAAGCCGGCCACGTGGCCGGCGTCGGACGTGGCGAAGACGTCCACGCGCCGGCGGTCCTTGTCGAGCGTCAGCACCCGAGACCCGTCGGGGCTGAGGGCGATCGGATCGACGAACGGGCTGAGCTCGATCCGGCCGAGGACCCTACCGGAGGTGATGTCGAAGCGGATCAGCCGCCGGGGCTTGCCTTCGTCCTTGTTGGGGTCGAACGGGTTGCCGCCCCCCGCGATGCTCACCAGCGCGAGCTGGTGGCCCTCGATGGCGGAGAAGAGCATGCCGGCCGCCTCGGCCGCCTGGACTTGCGTCGGGATACGTCTCTGAACGGGACGAGGGGCCGCCGAGGCGGCGGGCCGGACGGACCACGCCCCGCCAGCGCCGCTAATATGCTTCGCTCCGCTCAGGTCCGCGGAGGTGAGCTCCGGAAGGGCCGCATCGGCGGCGCTGCCACCTTGCTCGATGAGCTTGGACGCCTTTGCGAGGGTCTCGGTGGGGAGGGGATACCCGCCGACCTTCCGGTTCTGGCCGTCTCCGAAGGTGATCATCACGATGTTCTTGCCGACGATTCGCCGCTCGTGCTTGTCGGCGTTGGGCGTATCGCTCGGGATCGTGAAGATCCGCTGGCCGGACCGGTGGTCGATCACGACGCTGCCGAAGACGAGCCAGCCGGCGCGATCGGCCAGCCACTGGATCGCGCCCACCTCGGAACCGAGGGCGGCCTTCACGTTGCTCTTGTCGTCGTAGAGGAAATGCTGCGTCAGCCGCCCCGTGGCCACGTCCCAGCAGAGAAGGTGCGTGCCGAACGAGTCGAAGACGCCGGCAAGCTCCGAGCCGTCGGGAGAGAAGGCCAGGCCCTTGCAGCCCAGCTCGAAGAAGTTCTTCTGCTTGGGCACCTTGGCCTCGCCCGCCTTCCGGCCCGACTCCAGGTCGTAGACGAGGAGCGTGTCCTTGCAGATCATGGCGAGGTAACGGCGTCCGGGGCTGATCGTGACCGCGTGCTCCTCCACGCGGTCGCGGGGGCCGATGTCCAGGTCGGACTTCTGCGACTTCAGGTCCCACACTTCGAACCGGCGGTCGCCCGGGTCTCCGGTGACGACCCTGCCCGGGCCGGCGAAGTCCACGTACTTCACCGAATGCCCTTCGCCCTGGAGCTGCGCGACCATCCGGCCGGTCTTCGTGTCGTAGACGGCGACGACCTGGTCGCTGCGGCCGGCGAGCAGGCTCCCGTCGGGGCTGAGCGCCAGCGGCTTCTCGAGCTTGACCGCCCCTCGCACGCCGCCGATCCGCTTCTTCGCGGCCAGGTCCCAGACCTCGCGGATGTCGTTCTGATCGCCGTTACGGCCGACGGCCACGAAGGAGCTAGGCGCCGTCGGGAAGGTCACGTCGCCGCCGAAGAAGCTGGGGGGCACGCGGAGGAGGACGTCGGGGGCGATCTCCGCGGGCTTCTGCTCCGGCGGGTCGGGCTTGACCTTCCAGAGCTCGGGAGCCGGGGCGGATGGGTCGGCGAGGTTCGTGACCGGCGCGGATGCGCCGGCGGCCCCGGCGGCATCCGGGCCGGCCGCCGCGGGATTGCCGGCCGGATTGGCGTTGCTGGGCGGCGTTGCATTGGCACCGTTGTTCCCCGGACGCGCATTGTTGTTCCGCGGCGTCCCCCGGTTCATGCCCGGGCGGCCCGGCCTGCCGGGCCGCCTCAACTGCGCCCGGGCGTCGCCCGCCAGCGTCGCCAGCCCCGCGATCAGGAGTACCGAGACGACGGCGCGTCTCGATCCCCCAAGCGACCCATGCCCCTGTACGTGTCGCATCTCATGAATCTCGGCTGATGTGATACTACAACAACGAATGGCCTCGCAGCGAAGATAGCGCAAGATAGCAACGCCGTATCGCCGGATCAATGCGTGGGCAGGTTCCTGCGATCGCAGCCTCAAGGCTCGCGGTCGACCTCGCGGCGGATCCGCTCGATGTCCTCGTCGGTCAGCATCGGTGCCGACTCTCGGAGCCCGTCGGAGAGCCCCGGATCGTCCGCGATGTCGGAGAACGCTTCGAGCCAGAAGGCGGCCTCTTGGGCGGACAGCGGGGTGTTCCGCTTGCCATCATCGCCGGCAGGAGAAGCCTCGCCCGCGCCGTCTCGGTCCGGCTTGCGGCGGCCCTCGGCACGCATCCGGTCGAGCTGGTCCAGGAACTGGTCGGACGGAACGGCCTCGGCCCGACGTCGGGCGGCCGCGCGACGGACGCGCCGGTCCGACGAGACCACGATCAGAGACTTCGGCACCGAGTGGGCAGCCAGGATCATCTCGATGCGGGCGTCGGCGCTCTCGTCCTCCAGCGCGAAGAGGACTCGCAGGCCCTTGTAGGTCGTCTCCAGGTCGAAGTCGCGAGGGGGAGAGTTCGCGTCGAAAACGACCGTCGTCTCCCGGGCGCGGGCCGGGCCCAGGGCATCCGCCAGCTCGTCGAGGAAGCGGCGGCGCAGCCGCCGGAAGGCCTCCCGGGTCACCTCCTTGCCCCCGATTGCGCCCGCGGCGTGCATCAGGTTATACCCGTCGATGAGCCAGGCCATGAGGGTGGGCGAGCCAGGGGGTGCGAGGCCGTCGCGAAAGAGCTTCTCCCGAAAGGATCTTAGGAGCGCAACTGGGCTTTTCAAGCGAGGGCGCGGGCCGCCTTGGCCCTCACACCCCCGCCGTCGCCTCGCGGACGATCCCGCCGAGGGTGTAGCGGACCTCCCCGCCGACGAGGACCGTGTGGGCCCGGGCCGTGACTTCCCAGCCGTGGAAGGGGCAATTCTTGCTCCGAGAGCGGAGCTGGGCCGCGTCGATGGTCCACTTCATCGACGGGTCGATCAGGGTGATGTCGGCGTCGGCCCCGGCGTGGAGCGTGCCCTTCGGAATGCCCAGCAGGAGGGCCGGGTTGATTGTCAGCTTGCGGATCACCTCCGGCCACGACAGGTGGCCGGCCTCCACCAGCTTCGTGGCGGTGACGGGCACGAGTGTCTCCAGGCCGACGATCCCGAACGGCGCCTGGTCGAGCTCGCGCATCTTCTTCTCGGGCGCGTGCGGGGCGTGGTCGGTGGCCAGGATCTCGATCGTGCCGTCCTTCAGCCCCTCGATCACGGCCTCCACGTCCTGGGCCGTCCGCAGCGGGGGATTCATCTTGTAGTTGGAGTCGAACGTGCGAAGGCGTTCGTCGGTCATCGAGAAGTGATGGGGGCAGGCCTCGGCCGTGACCTTCACCCCGCGCCGCTTCCCCTCTCGGACGAGCTCCACGGAGCGTTCGGTGGAGATGTGCTGGATGTGGAGCCGCCCGCCCGTGATCTCGGCGAGGCGGATGTCGCGGGCGACCATGATGTCCTCGGCGGCCGCCGGCATCCCGCCCAGCCCCAGGCGCATGGACTCGAAGCCCTCATTCATCACGCCGCCGACCGTCAGCTCGGGGACCTGGCAATGCTGCATGATCACGCGGTCGAACATCTTCGAGTATTCGAGCGCCCTCCTCATGAGGGCCGCGGAGGCGACCGGCGCGCCGTCGTCGGTGAACGCGACCGCCCCGCCCGCGACGAGCTGGCCGAGAGTGGCGAGCTCCTCCCCTTTCCGCCCCTTGCTCACGGCGCCGACGGGGTAGACGTTGGCCTGTCGTGCGCGGCGGCCCTGCAGGACGACGAACTCGGCCGCGGCCTGGGAGTCGATCGGCGGGATCGTATTGGGCATGCAGGCGACCGACGTGACGCCGCCGGCCAGTGCGGCGGCCGCCCCCGTGGCGATCGTCTCGTCCTCCTCGTTACCCGGCTCGCGGAGATGGACGTGGACGTCGATCAGGCCCGGGCAGACGATGAGGCCGCGGGCGTCGATGACGACGTCGGCGCCCTCCGGCGTCTCCCCGGCGGGGAGGATCTTCCCGCCCCGGGCCCAGAGGTCGCCGACCTCGTCGCGATCGGCCGCGGGGTCGATGATCCGGCCGCCGGTGATCTGGATCGTCGGTAAGGCGTGCTCTCCCATGGTCCGGTCACCTCATTCGCCCGCGGAGGGCCTCGGCTCCATCTTGGCGCTCAGCAGATAGAGCACGGCCATCCTCACCGCCAGGCCGTTGGCCACCTGGTCGAGGATGGCCGAGTGCTTGCCGTCGGCCACGTCCGGCGTCAGCTCGACGCCCCGGTTGATGGGCCCCGGGGCCAGCAGCAGGAGGTCCGGCTTGCCCTTCCGGACCCGCTCCTGCGTCATCATGTAGAACTGGGAGTATTCGCCGACCGAGGGGAAGAGCCCCCCCTGCTGCCGCTCGAACTGGATCCGCAGGACGTTCACCACGTCGCAACGCGGCAGGATGTCGTCCAGGCTGTAAGCGACCTCGCAGCCGAGCCTCTCCATCGACCGGGGGACGAGCGTGGGTGGGCCGCAGAGGATCACCTTCGCGCCGAGCTTGGTCAGGCCCCAGATGTTCGAGC from Aquisphaera giovannonii includes these protein-coding regions:
- the sucD gene encoding succinate--CoA ligase subunit alpha, whose product is MSILVNKQTRLICQGITGKAGAFHSEQCKAYGTNLVGGVTPGRGGETAVGVPVFDTCEAAVKATGADATMIFVPAPGAADAIMEAADAGIRVIIAITEGTPVLDMARAVAYLKSHHPQARLIGPNCPGVITPGECKIGIMPGYIHKPGRVGLVSRSGTLTYEGVWQLTSLGIGQSTCVGIGGDPVNGTNFVDVLMMFQEDPDTDAVLMMGEIGGNAEEQAAALKAEGKFTKPMAAFIAGQTAPPGKRMGHAGAIISGGSGKAEDKIAALEAAGIRVAKSPADMGTTLKEALGAK
- the sucC gene encoding ADP-forming succinate--CoA ligase subunit beta — translated: MKVHEYQAKELLQKAGVAVPAGVVVTTPAEAAKAYDSLGGGLIVVKAQVHAGGRGKGVAVGPEVDRDEALAIASGEKARPEGMAKGVQLVKSAADAEKAAASLLGKTLVTYQTGAAGQKISKVLVTVGHDIARELYLGLAVDRNLKCPVLMASTEGGVEIETVAAKSPEKIHREPIDVGLGLADFQARKVCGALGLTGATAKKGVVFLKNFVKLFLEKDASLAEINPLIVTDSGDVLALDCKLNFDDNAMFRHKDVAGMLDESEEDPAELRASRTGLSYVSLDGDIACLVNGAGLAMSTMDLIKYHGGEPANFLDVGGGADKSQVLEGFRILLSSDRVRAVLVNIFGGIMKCDIIAAALLAAYDEIDFRVPLVVRLEGTNAELGRSMLDKSGRKIITAEGLTDAARKVVAAAKGSAA
- a CDS encoding WD40 repeat domain-containing protein, translated to MRHVQGHGSLGGSRRAVVSVLLIAGLATLAGDARAQLRRPGRPGRPGMNRGTPRNNNARPGNNGANATPPSNANPAGNPAAAGPDAAGAAGASAPVTNLADPSAPAPELWKVKPDPPEQKPAEIAPDVLLRVPPSFFGGDVTFPTAPSSFVAVGRNGDQNDIREVWDLAAKKRIGGVRGAVKLEKPLALSPDGSLLAGRSDQVVAVYDTKTGRMVAQLQGEGHSVKYVDFAGPGRVVTGDPGDRRFEVWDLKSQKSDLDIGPRDRVEEHAVTISPGRRYLAMICKDTLLVYDLESGRKAGEAKVPKQKNFFELGCKGLAFSPDGSELAGVFDSFGTHLLCWDVATGRLTQHFLYDDKSNVKAALGSEVGAIQWLADRAGWLVFGSVVIDHRSGQRIFTIPSDTPNADKHERRIVGKNIVMITFGDGQNRKVGGYPLPTETLAKASKLIEQGGSAADAALPELTSADLSGAKHISGAGGAWSVRPAASAAPRPVQRRIPTQVQAAEAAGMLFSAIEGHQLALVSIAGGGNPFDPNKDEGKPRRLIRFDITSGRVLGRIELSPFVDPIALSPDGSRVLTLDKDRRRVDVFATSDAGHVAGFRPYEKEPSDNDKGVTFAAFVEADKVLTASRGGKVVLWSLPACKAVYVADNACEGAPALNPGRSLLACYQGGRFHLLDAATGETRGVTQPAQASAGRSELKGAAFQADGAGLVALLGGQQVVRWELSTGKVTADFPISMTISPMPGSHHSAIESCGPDNVLLDGRILIALDKQSHIWSYFGPNVSAGGPDGQHWFVQGAMNQNATISSLVLPEATANRVVAMVGDPSVHAALRVGMTVSPVLELSGPPDRNAEFKKELADGLSAKLQANAMTVGSGGLPSIVVHVEEHNTGKSVDYRNFGDSHFGQPRGSIAVTELVCDVSFADAQGRIPLAPQQRISLLQGFRMMYRIGPNETLESHLKNGQWAGVKNFVSGIGLPYFVARQAGGVAMLPGTTDLNAIR
- a CDS encoding NYN domain-containing protein, with protein sequence MAWLIDGYNLMHAAGAIGGKEVTREAFRRLRRRFLDELADALGPARARETTVVFDANSPPRDFDLETTYKGLRVLFALEDESADARIEMILAAHSVPKSLIVVSSDRRVRRAAARRRAEAVPSDQFLDQLDRMRAEGRRKPDRDGAGEASPAGDDGKRNTPLSAQEAAFWLEAFSDIADDPGLSDGLRESAPMLTDEDIERIRREVDREP
- a CDS encoding dihydroorotase, with translation MGEHALPTIQITGGRIIDPAADRDEVGDLWARGGKILPAGETPEGADVVIDARGLIVCPGLIDVHVHLREPGNEEDETIATGAAAALAGGVTSVACMPNTIPPIDSQAAAEFVVLQGRRARQANVYPVGAVSKGRKGEELATLGQLVAGGAVAFTDDGAPVASAALMRRALEYSKMFDRVIMQHCQVPELTVGGVMNEGFESMRLGLGGMPAAAEDIMVARDIRLAEITGGRLHIQHISTERSVELVREGKRRGVKVTAEACPHHFSMTDERLRTFDSNYKMNPPLRTAQDVEAVIEGLKDGTIEILATDHAPHAPEKKMRELDQAPFGIVGLETLVPVTATKLVEAGHLSWPEVIRKLTINPALLLGIPKGTLHAGADADITLIDPSMKWTIDAAQLRSRSKNCPFHGWEVTARAHTVLVGGEVRYTLGGIVREATAGV